A part of Escherichia marmotae genomic DNA contains:
- the cyaA gene encoding class I adenylate cyclase: MYLYIETLKQRLDAINQLRVDRALAAMGPAFQQVYSLLPTLLHYHHPLMPGYLDGNVPKGICLYTPDETQRHYLNELELYRGMSVQDPPKGELPITGVYTMGSTSSIGQSCSSDLDIWVCHQSWLDSEERQLLQRKCSLLESWAASLGVEVSFFLIDENRFRHNESGSLGGEDCGSTQHILLLDEFYRTAVRLAGKRILWNMVPCDEEEHYDDYVMTLYAQGVLTPNEWLDLGGLSSLSAEEYFGASLWQLYKSIDSPYKAVLKTLLLEAYSWEYPNPRLLAKDIKQRLHDGEIVSFGLDPYCMMLERVTEYLTAIEDFTRLDLVRRCFYLKVCEKLSRERTCVGWRREVLSQLVKEWSWDESRLTMLDNRANWKIDQVREAHNELLDAMMQSYRNLIRFARRNNLSVSASPQDIGVLTRKLYAAFEALPGKVTLVNPQISPDLSEPNLTFIYVPPGRANRSGWYLYNRAPTIESIISHQPLEYNRYLNKLVAWAWFNGLLTSRTRLYIKGNGIVDLPKLQEMVADVSHHFPLRLPAPTPKALYSPCEIRHLAIIVNLEYDPTTAFRNQVVHFDFRKLDVFSFGEEQKCLVGSVDLLYRNSWNEVRTLHFNGEQSMIEALKTILGKMHQDAAPPDSVEVFCYSQHLRGLIRTRVQQLVSECIELRLSSTRQETGRFKALRVSGQTWGLFFERLNVSVQKLENAIEFYGAISHNKLHGLSVQVETNHVKLPAVVDGFASEGIIQFFFEETHDENGFNIYILDESNRVEVYHHCEGSKEELVRDVSRFYSSSHDRFTYGSSFINFNLPQFYQIVKVDGREQVIPFRTKSIGNMPPANQDNDTPLLQQYFS; this comes from the coding sequence TTGTACCTCTATATTGAGACTCTGAAACAGAGACTGGATGCCATAAATCAATTGCGCGTGGATCGCGCGCTTGCTGCTATGGGGCCTGCATTCCAACAGGTCTACAGTCTGCTGCCGACATTGTTGCACTATCACCATCCGCTAATGCCGGGTTACCTTGATGGTAACGTTCCCAAGGGCATTTGCCTTTATACGCCTGATGAAACCCAACGCCACTACCTGAACGAACTGGAACTGTATCGTGGAATGTCAGTACAGGACCCGCCAAAAGGCGAGCTTCCAATTACTGGCGTATACACAATGGGCAGCACCTCGTCCATAGGGCAAAGTTGTTCCTCTGATCTGGATATCTGGGTCTGCCATCAATCGTGGCTGGATAGCGAAGAGCGTCAGTTACTGCAACGTAAATGCAGCTTGCTGGAAAGCTGGGCCGCCTCATTGGGGGTGGAAGTTAGCTTCTTCCTGATTGATGAAAACCGTTTCCGCCACAACGAAAGTGGCAGTCTGGGGGGCGAAGATTGTGGCTCCACCCAGCATATACTGCTACTTGATGAATTTTACCGTACCGCCGTGCGTCTCGCCGGTAAGCGTATTCTGTGGAATATGGTGCCGTGCGACGAAGAAGAGCATTACGATGATTATGTAATGACGCTTTACGCGCAGGGCGTACTGACGCCAAATGAATGGCTGGATCTCGGTGGTTTAAGCTCGCTTTCTGCTGAAGAGTACTTCGGTGCCAGCCTTTGGCAGCTCTACAAAAGTATCGACTCCCCGTACAAAGCGGTGCTGAAAACACTGCTGCTGGAAGCCTATTCCTGGGAATACCCTAATCCACGCCTGCTGGCGAAAGATATCAAACAGCGTTTGCACGACGGCGAGATAGTGTCATTTGGCCTCGATCCGTACTGCATGATGCTGGAGCGCGTTACCGAATATTTGACGGCGATTGAAGATTTCACCCGTCTGGATTTGGTGCGCCGCTGCTTTTATTTAAAAGTGTGCGAAAAATTAAGCCGCGAACGCACCTGCGTGGGCTGGCGTCGTGAAGTGTTAAGCCAACTGGTGAAAGAGTGGAGTTGGGACGAATCTCGCCTGACGATGCTGGATAACCGCGCTAACTGGAAGATTGATCAGGTGCGTGAAGCGCACAACGAACTGCTCGATGCGATGATGCAGAGTTACCGTAATCTGATCCGCTTTGCGCGTCGCAATAACCTTAGCGTTTCTGCCAGCCCGCAGGATATCGGTGTGCTGACGCGTAAACTGTACGCTGCGTTTGAAGCATTACCGGGGAAAGTGACGCTGGTAAACCCGCAGATTTCACCGGATCTTTCCGAGCCAAATCTGACCTTTATTTATGTACCGCCGGGGCGTGCTAATCGCTCTGGCTGGTATTTGTATAACCGTGCGCCGACAATTGAGTCGATCATCAGCCATCAACCGCTGGAATATAACCGTTACCTGAACAAATTGGTGGCGTGGGCATGGTTTAACGGACTGCTGACCTCGCGCACCCGTTTGTACATTAAAGGCAACGGCATTGTCGATCTGCCTAAGCTGCAAGAGATGGTGGCTGATGTGTCGCACCATTTCCCGTTGCGCTTACCTGCGCCGACACCGAAAGCGCTCTACAGTCCTTGTGAGATCCGCCATCTGGCGATTATCGTCAACCTGGAATATGACCCGACGACAGCGTTTCGTAATCAGGTAGTACATTTCGATTTCCGTAAGCTGGACGTCTTCAGCTTTGGCGAAGAGCAAAAATGTCTGGTGGGTAGTGTTGACCTGCTGTATCGCAACTCATGGAATGAAGTGCGCACGCTGCATTTCAACGGCGAGCAGTCGATGATTGAAGCCCTGAAAACCATCCTCGGCAAAATGCATCAGGACGCTGCCCCCCCTGATAGCGTGGAAGTGTTCTGTTATAGCCAGCATTTGCGCGGATTAATCCGTACTCGCGTGCAGCAACTGGTTTCTGAGTGCATTGAACTGCGTCTTTCCAGCACCCGCCAGGAAACCGGGCGCTTTAAAGCGTTGCGCGTTTCTGGCCAGACCTGGGGTTTGTTCTTCGAACGCCTGAATGTATCGGTACAGAAACTGGAAAATGCCATCGAGTTTTATGGCGCGATCTCGCATAACAAACTGCATGGTTTGTCAGTGCAGGTTGAGACTAATCACGTTAAATTACCGGCGGTGGTGGACGGCTTCGCCAGCGAAGGGATCATCCAGTTCTTCTTCGAAGAAACACACGATGAGAACGGCTTTAATATCTACATTCTCGACGAAAGTAACCGCGTTGAGGTGTATCACCACTGCGAGGGTAGCAAAGAGGAGTTGGTGCGTGATGTCAGTCGCTTCTACTCGTCATCGCACGATCGTTTCACTTACGGCTCCAGTTTCATCAACTTTAACCTGCCGCAGTTTTACCAGATTGTGAAGGTCGATGGTCGCGAACAGGTCATTCCGTTCCGTACCAAATCTATCGGTAACATGCCGCCTGCCAATCAGGACAACGACACGCCGCTGTTACAGCAATATTTTTCGTGA
- the hemD gene encoding uroporphyrinogen-III synthase, producing the protein MRILVTRPSPAGEELVSRLRTLGQVAWHFPLIEFSPGRQLPQLADRLAELSESDLLFALSQHAVAFAQSQLHQQGLKWPTLPTYFAIGRTTALALHTVSGHEVRYPHDREISEVLLQLPELQNIAGKRALILRGNGGRELIGETLTAREAEVTFCECYQRCAIHYDGAEEAMRWQSREVTTVVVTSGEMLQQLWSLIPRWYREHWLLRCRLLVVSERLAKLARELGWQDIQVADNADNDALLRALQ; encoded by the coding sequence ATGAGGATCCTGGTCACCCGCCCGTCTCCCGCTGGAGAAGAGTTAGTGAGCCGTCTGCGCACACTGGGGCAGGTGGCCTGGCATTTTCCGCTGATTGAGTTTTCCCCTGGTCGGCAATTGCCACAACTTGCCGACCGGCTGGCGGAGCTGAGCGAAAGCGATCTGTTGTTTGCCCTTTCGCAACATGCCGTTGCTTTTGCCCAGTCACAGCTACATCAGCAAGGTCTTAAGTGGCCCACCCTACCCACTTATTTCGCTATTGGCCGTACCACGGCGCTGGCGCTGCATACCGTGAGCGGACATGAAGTTCGTTATCCGCATGATCGGGAAATCAGCGAAGTCTTGCTACAATTACCTGAATTACAAAATATTGCGGGAAAACGTGCGCTAATTTTACGTGGCAACGGCGGTCGTGAGCTGATTGGGGAAACCCTGACGGCACGCGAGGCTGAAGTTACTTTTTGCGAATGTTATCAACGATGCGCCATTCATTACGATGGTGCAGAAGAAGCGATGCGCTGGCAGTCCCGCGAAGTGACAACGGTCGTTGTTACCAGCGGTGAAATGTTGCAACAGCTCTGGTCGCTGATTCCACGATGGTATCGTGAGCACTGGTTACTACGCTGTCGACTACTGGTCGTCAGCGAGCGTCTGGCGAAACTCGCCCGGGAACTGGGTTGGCAAGACATTCAGGTCGCTGATAACGCTGACAACGATGCGCTTTTACGGGCATTACAATAA
- the aslA gene encoding arylsulfatase AslA: MEISFSPKLLAVAVAAALPLMASAADTPSTATAREGFSGYDHPNQYLVKPATQIADNMMPVMQHPAQDKETQQKLAELEKKTGKKPNVVVFLLDDVGWMDVGFNGGGVAVGNPTPDIDAVASQGLILTSAYSQPSSSPTRATILTGQYSIHHGILMPPMYGQPGGLQGLTTLPQLLHDQGYVTQAIGKWHMGENKESQPQNVGFDDFRGFNSVSDMYTEWRDVHVNPEVALSPDRSEYIKQLPFSKDDVHAVRGGEQQAIADITPKYMEDLDQRWMEYGVKFLDKMAKSDKPFFLYYGTRGCHFDNYPNAKYAGSSPARTSYGDCMVEMNDVFANLYKALEKNGQLDNTLIVFTSDNGPEAEVPPHGRTPFRGAKGSTWEGGVRVPTFVYWKGMIQPRKSDGIVDLADLFPTALDLAGHPGAKVANLVPKTTFIDGVDQTSFFLGTNGQSNRKAEHYFLNGKLSAVRMDEFKYHVLIQQPYAYTQSGYQGGFTGTVMQTAGSSVFNLYTDPQESDSIGVRHIPMGVPLQTEMHAYMDILKKYPPRAQIKSD, translated from the coding sequence ATGGAAATTTCGTTTTCACCCAAACTACTGGCGGTCGCAGTCGCCGCCGCTCTTCCATTAATGGCCAGCGCTGCAGATACCCCGTCAACCGCTACCGCGCGCGAAGGTTTTTCTGGTTACGATCACCCAAATCAATATCTGGTTAAACCGGCAACCCAAATTGCCGATAATATGATGCCGGTAATGCAGCACCCGGCGCAGGATAAAGAAACCCAGCAGAAACTGGCAGAACTTGAGAAAAAAACCGGTAAGAAACCGAACGTGGTTGTTTTCTTGCTGGACGATGTGGGCTGGATGGACGTTGGCTTTAACGGCGGCGGCGTGGCGGTGGGTAACCCAACGCCAGATATTGACGCCGTTGCCAGCCAGGGGCTGATTTTGACGTCTGCTTATTCACAACCCAGTTCTTCACCAACCCGCGCAACGATCCTCACTGGACAGTATTCCATCCACCACGGCATTTTGATGCCGCCGATGTACGGACAACCTGGCGGTCTGCAAGGGTTAACGACACTACCGCAACTGCTGCACGATCAAGGCTATGTCACCCAGGCCATCGGTAAATGGCACATGGGGGAAAACAAAGAGTCGCAGCCGCAAAACGTTGGCTTTGATGATTTCCGTGGCTTTAACTCGGTGTCTGATATGTATACCGAATGGCGCGATGTTCACGTCAATCCGGAAGTCGCCCTGAGTCCGGACCGTTCTGAGTACATCAAGCAATTACCGTTCAGCAAAGATGACGTTCATGCGGTGCGCGGCGGTGAGCAGCAAGCCATTGCCGATATTACGCCGAAGTATATGGAAGATCTTGATCAACGCTGGATGGAATATGGCGTTAAGTTCCTCGACAAAATGGCGAAGAGCGATAAACCATTCTTCTTGTATTACGGTACGCGCGGCTGCCACTTCGATAACTACCCGAATGCCAAATATGCCGGTAGTTCTCCGGCACGCACCTCTTACGGCGACTGCATGGTAGAAATGAACGATGTGTTCGCTAATCTCTATAAAGCACTGGAGAAAAATGGTCAGCTTGATAACACGCTGATTGTCTTTACCTCCGATAACGGTCCGGAAGCCGAAGTGCCACCGCACGGTCGCACACCGTTCCGTGGCGCGAAAGGTTCTACCTGGGAGGGCGGCGTTCGCGTACCCACCTTCGTGTACTGGAAAGGCATGATCCAACCGCGTAAATCCGACGGTATTGTCGATCTGGCCGATCTCTTCCCAACCGCGCTGGATCTGGCGGGGCATCCTGGGGCTAAAGTGGCGAATTTAGTGCCGAAAACGACCTTTATCGATGGTGTTGACCAGACCTCTTTCTTCCTCGGAACAAATGGTCAGTCTAACCGTAAGGCCGAGCACTACTTCCTCAACGGCAAACTTTCTGCTGTGCGTATGGATGAGTTCAAGTATCACGTACTGATTCAGCAACCTTACGCTTATACCCAGAGCGGATATCAGGGTGGATTCACCGGCACAGTAATGCAAACGGCGGGGTCGTCGGTGTTTAACCTGTACACCGATCCGCAGGAAAGCGACTCCATCGGCGTGCGGCATATTCCGATGGGTGTACCTCTACAGACCGAAATGCACGCGTATATGGATATCCTGAAAAAATATCCGCCACGCGCGCAGATTAAATCTGATTAA
- the thrP gene encoding bifunctional threonine/serine APC transporter ThrP: MADNKPELQRGLEARHIELIALGGTIGVGLFMGAASTLKWAGPSVLLAYIIAGLFVFFIMRSMGEMLFLEPVTGSFAVYAHRYMSPFFGYLTAWSYWFMWMAVGISEITAIGVYVQFWFPEMAQWIPALIAVALVALANLAAVRLYGEIEFWFAMIKVTTIIVMIVIGLGVIFFGFGNGGQSIGFGNLTEHGGFFAGGWKGFLTALCIVVASYQGVELIGITAGEAKNPQVTLRSAVGKVLWRILIFYVGAIFVIVTIFPWNEIGSNGSPFVLTFAKIGITAAAGIINFVVLTAALSGCNSGMYSCGRMLYALAKNRQLPAAMAKVSRHGVPVAGVAVSIAILLIGSCLNYIIPNPQRVFVYVYSASVLPGMVPWFVILISQLRFRRAHKAAIASHPFRSILFPWANYVTMAFLICVLIGMYFNEDTRMSLFVGIIFMLAVTAIYKVFGLNRHGKAHKLEE; this comes from the coding sequence ATGGCAGATAACAAACCAGAGCTACAGCGTGGGCTGGAAGCTCGACATATCGAACTCATCGCCCTGGGGGGCACCATTGGCGTTGGTCTGTTTATGGGGGCCGCCAGCACCCTAAAATGGGCTGGGCCATCTGTATTGTTGGCCTATATCATCGCCGGGCTGTTCGTCTTTTTCATCATGCGCTCAATGGGCGAAATGTTATTCCTTGAGCCGGTTACCGGTTCGTTCGCCGTCTACGCACATCGTTATATGAGCCCGTTTTTTGGCTATCTCACTGCCTGGTCTTACTGGTTCATGTGGATGGCGGTGGGGATCTCGGAAATCACTGCCATTGGCGTCTACGTCCAGTTCTGGTTCCCGGAGATGGCACAGTGGATACCTGCATTGATCGCGGTGGCGCTGGTGGCGCTGGCGAATCTGGCGGCGGTCAGACTGTATGGTGAAATCGAGTTTTGGTTCGCGATGATCAAAGTCACCACGATCATCGTTATGATAGTCATTGGCCTGGGCGTGATTTTCTTTGGCTTTGGCAATGGCGGGCAGTCGATTGGTTTTGGCAATCTCACTGAGCACGGCGGTTTCTTTGCGGGTGGCTGGAAAGGGTTCCTGACGGCGCTGTGTATCGTGGTGGCGTCCTACCAGGGTGTGGAGCTGATTGGCATTACTGCCGGTGAAGCGAAAAATCCGCAGGTGACGTTGCGCAGTGCGGTAGGCAAAGTGCTGTGGCGAATCCTTATTTTCTACGTAGGCGCGATCTTCGTTATCGTCACCATCTTCCCGTGGAATGAAATTGGCAGCAATGGCAGCCCGTTTGTACTGACTTTCGCCAAAATTGGCATTACCGCAGCCGCGGGTATTATCAACTTTGTGGTACTGACGGCGGCGCTTTCTGGCTGTAACAGCGGTATGTACAGTTGCGGACGTATGCTTTATGCACTGGCGAAAAACCGTCAGTTACCGGCGGCGATGGCAAAAGTTTCTCGTCACGGCGTGCCGGTTGCGGGAGTAGCGGTATCCATTGCCATCCTGTTAATTGGCTCGTGCCTGAACTACATCATTCCCAATCCGCAGCGTGTGTTTGTTTACGTCTACAGCGCCAGCGTGCTGCCGGGGATGGTGCCGTGGTTTGTGATCCTGATAAGCCAACTGCGTTTTCGTCGTGCGCACAAAGCGGCGATTGCCAGCCATCCGTTCCGCTCCATTCTGTTCCCGTGGGCAAATTATGTGACAATGGCGTTCCTTATTTGCGTTTTGATCGGCATGTACTTTAATGAAGATACTCGTATGTCGCTGTTTGTCGGCATCATCTTCATGCTGGCGGTGACGGCGATTTACAAAGTTTTTGGGCTTAATCGCCACGGTAAAGCGCATAAACTGGAGGAATAA
- the hemC gene encoding hydroxymethylbilane synthase: MLDNVLRIATRQSPLALWQAHYVKDKLMASHPGLVVELVPMVTRGDVILDTPLAKVGGKGLFVKELEVALLENRADIAVHSMKDVPVEFPQGLGLVTICEREDPRDAFVSNNYDSLDALPAGSIVGTSSLRRQCQLAERRPDLIIRSLRGNVGTRLSKLDNGEYDAIILAVAGLKRLGLESRIRAALPPEVSLPAVGQGAVGIECRLDDTRTRELLAALNHHETALRVTAERAMNTRLEGGCQVPIGSYAELIDGEIWLRALVGAPDGSQIIRGERRGAPQDAGQMGISLAEELLNNGAREILAEVYNGDAPA, from the coding sequence ATGTTAGACAATGTTTTAAGAATTGCCACACGCCAAAGCCCACTTGCACTCTGGCAGGCACATTATGTCAAAGACAAGTTGATGGCGAGCCATCCAGGGCTGGTGGTTGAACTGGTGCCGATGGTGACGCGCGGCGATGTGATTCTTGATACGCCGCTGGCGAAGGTAGGCGGGAAAGGCTTATTTGTGAAAGAGCTGGAAGTCGCGCTCCTGGAAAACCGTGCCGATATCGCCGTACATTCAATGAAAGATGTGCCGGTTGAATTTCCGCAAGGTCTGGGGCTGGTCACCATTTGCGAGCGTGAAGATCCTCGCGATGCCTTTGTCTCCAATAACTATGACAGTCTGGATGCGTTACCTGCGGGCAGCATCGTCGGAACTTCCAGCTTACGCCGTCAGTGCCAACTGGCTGAACGCCGTCCGGATCTCATTATCCGTTCTCTGCGCGGCAATGTCGGTACTCGTCTGAGTAAACTGGATAATGGCGAATACGATGCCATTATTCTTGCCGTGGCTGGCTTAAAACGTTTAGGGCTGGAGTCACGCATTCGCGCCGCGCTGCCGCCAGAAGTTTCTCTTCCGGCTGTAGGACAAGGTGCGGTGGGCATTGAATGCCGCCTTGATGATACGCGCACCCGCGAGCTTCTTGCCGCGCTCAATCACCACGAAACTGCACTGCGCGTCACCGCCGAACGCGCCATGAATACCCGTCTTGAAGGCGGTTGCCAGGTGCCGATTGGTAGCTACGCCGAACTTATTGATGGCGAAATCTGGCTGCGTGCACTGGTCGGCGCACCGGACGGTTCGCAGATTATTCGCGGTGAACGCCGTGGTGCGCCGCAAGATGCCGGGCAAATGGGCATTTCGCTGGCAGAAGAGCTATTGAATAACGGCGCACGTGAAATCCTTGCTGAAGTCTATAACGGAGACGCTCCGGCATGA
- the hemY gene encoding protoheme IX biogenesis protein HemY — MLKVLLLFVLLIAGIVVGPMIAGHQGYVLIQTDNYNIETSVTGLAIIFILAMVVLFAIEWLLRRIFRTGAHTRGWFVGRKRRRARKQTEQALLKLAEGDYQQVEKLMAKNADHAEQPVVNYLLAAEAAQQRGDEARANQHLERAAELAGNDTIPVEIARVRLQLARNENHAARHGVDKLLEVTPRHPEVLRLAEQAYIRTGAWSSLLDIIPSMAKAHVGDEEHRAMLEQQAWIGLMDQARADDGSEGLRNWWKNQSRKTRHQVALQVAMAEHLIECDDHDTAQQIIIDGLKRQYDDRLLLPIPRLKTNNPEQLEKVLRQQIKNVGDRPLLWSTLGQSLMKHGEWQEASLAFRAALKQRPDAYDYAWLADVLDRLHKPEEAAAMRRDGLMLTLQNNPPQ, encoded by the coding sequence ATGCTAAAAGTGTTGTTACTCTTTGTTCTGCTTATTGCGGGGATCGTGGTTGGTCCGATGATTGCCGGGCATCAGGGTTACGTACTGATTCAAACCGACAACTACAATATCGAAACCAGCGTCACGGGTCTGGCGATCATTTTTATACTGGCAATGGTGGTGCTGTTTGCTATCGAGTGGCTACTGCGACGGATTTTCCGCACCGGCGCGCACACCCGCGGTTGGTTTGTCGGGCGTAAACGCCGCCGCGCACGTAAGCAGACCGAACAGGCGCTGCTGAAACTGGCGGAAGGTGATTACCAGCAGGTTGAAAAGCTGATGGCGAAAAATGCCGATCACGCTGAACAACCGGTAGTGAACTACCTGCTGGCTGCTGAAGCCGCACAACAACGCGGCGATGAAGCGCGCGCCAATCAGCATCTGGAACGCGCAGCAGAACTTGCAGGCAATGACACCATTCCGGTAGAAATTGCCCGCGTGCGCCTGCAACTGGCACGCAATGAAAATCATGCTGCACGCCACGGCGTAGATAAGTTGCTGGAAGTCACGCCACGCCATCCTGAAGTGCTGCGTCTGGCGGAACAAGCTTATATCCGCACCGGTGCGTGGAGTTCGCTGCTGGACATCATCCCGTCAATGGCAAAAGCTCACGTTGGTGATGAAGAACATCGCGCAATGCTGGAACAACAGGCATGGATTGGCCTGATGGATCAGGCTCGTGCTGATGACGGTAGTGAAGGTTTGCGAAACTGGTGGAAAAATCAAAGCCGGAAAACGCGTCATCAGGTGGCGTTGCAGGTGGCAATGGCAGAACATCTTATTGAGTGTGACGATCATGACACCGCCCAGCAAATTATCATCGACGGCCTGAAACGCCAGTATGACGATCGCCTGCTGCTACCAATCCCACGCCTGAAAACCAATAATCCAGAACAACTGGAAAAGGTGCTGCGCCAGCAGATTAAAAACGTGGGCGATCGCCCGCTGTTGTGGAGCACATTGGGTCAGTCGCTGATGAAGCATGGCGAATGGCAGGAAGCATCTCTCGCCTTCCGCGCGGCGCTGAAACAACGCCCGGATGCCTACGATTATGCATGGCTTGCTGACGTGCTGGACAGACTGCACAAGCCGGAAGAAGCCGCTGCAATGCGCCGCGACGGTTTGATGCTGACGTTACAGAACAACCCACCGCAGTAA
- a CDS encoding anaerobic sulfatase maturase: protein MLQQVPTRAFHVMAKPSGSDCNLNCDYCFYLEKHSLYREHPVTHMDDDTLEAYVRHYIAASEPQNEVAFTWQGGEPTLPGLEFYRRAVALQAKYGAGRRVSNSFQTNGVLLDDEWCAFLAENHFLVGLSLDGPAEIHNQYRVTKGGRPTHKLVMRALKLLQKYHVDYNVLACVNRTSVLQPLQVYEFLRDAGVEFIQFIPVVERLADETAAHDGLKLRAPGDIQGELTEWSVRPQEFGEFLVTIFDHWIKRDVGKIFVMNIEWAFANFVGAPGAVCHHQPTCGRSVIVEHNGDVYTCDHFVYPQYRLGNMLQQTIAEMVDSPQQQAFGEDKFKQLPAQCRSCNVLKACWGGCPKHRFMLDASGKPGLNYLCIGYQCYFRHLPPYLKAMADLLAHGRPASDIMQAHLMVVNK from the coding sequence ATGCTGCAACAGGTTCCAACGCGTGCTTTTCATGTGATGGCGAAACCGAGCGGTTCCGATTGTAATCTGAACTGTGACTACTGTTTTTATCTCGAAAAACACTCTCTCTACCGCGAACATCCTGTCACACATATGGACGATGACACGCTGGAAGCGTATGTCCGCCACTATATCGCTGCCAGTGAACCACAAAACGAAGTTGCTTTTACCTGGCAAGGCGGAGAGCCAACACTGCCGGGGTTGGAATTTTACCGCCGCGCTGTGGCACTACAGGCAAAATATGGTGCAGGCAGGCGGGTAAGTAACAGCTTCCAGACTAACGGCGTGCTGCTGGATGACGAATGGTGTGCGTTTCTGGCAGAAAATCATTTTCTGGTTGGCTTATCGCTGGACGGCCCGGCAGAGATCCATAATCAATACCGCGTTACCAAAGGCGGCAGACCAACGCATAAACTGGTGATGCGCGCGCTTAAACTACTGCAAAAATATCACGTTGATTATAACGTTCTGGCGTGCGTCAATCGCACCAGCGTGCTGCAACCGTTGCAGGTCTATGAATTTTTGCGTGATGCGGGCGTTGAGTTCATCCAGTTTATTCCGGTGGTGGAACGTCTGGCAGATGAAACAGCAGCCCACGACGGACTGAAATTACGAGCGCCTGGCGATATTCAGGGGGAACTGACGGAATGGTCGGTGCGCCCGCAAGAGTTCGGTGAATTTCTGGTGACGATTTTCGATCACTGGATCAAACGCGACGTCGGTAAGATTTTCGTGATGAATATCGAATGGGCATTTGCCAATTTTGTCGGCGCGCCTGGCGCGGTTTGCCATCATCAGCCAACCTGCGGGCGTTCGGTGATTGTTGAGCACAACGGCGATGTTTACACCTGTGATCACTTTGTCTATCCGCAATATCGACTGGGGAATATGCTTCAGCAGACGATTGCAGAAATGGTAGATTCCCCGCAACAGCAGGCGTTTGGTGAAGATAAATTTAAGCAGTTACCGGCGCAGTGTCGCAGTTGCAACGTGTTAAAAGCGTGCTGGGGAGGTTGCCCGAAACACCGCTTTATGCTCGATGCCAGCGGCAAACCGGGGCTGAATTATTTGTGCATTGGTTATCAGTGTTATTTCCGCCATCTACCGCCATATCTTAAAGCAATGGCTGATTTGCTGGCGCACGGCCGCCCGGCCAGCGACATTATGCAGGCGCATTTGATGGTGGTGAATAAGTAA
- the hemX gene encoding uroporphyrinogen-III C-methyltransferase, with amino-acid sequence MTEQEKTSAVVEETREAVDTTPQSVTVEKKSNNSTALILSAVAIAIALAAGVGLYGWGKQQAVNQTATSDVLANQLTALQKAQESQKAELEGIIKQQATQLEQANRQQEALAKQLDEVQQKVATISGSDAKTWLLAQADFLVKLAGRKLWSDQDVTTAAALLKSADTSLADMNDPSLITVRRAITDDIASLSAVSQVDYDGIILKLNQLSNQVDNLRLADNDSDGSPMDSNGEELSSSISEWRINLQKSWQNFMDNFITIRRRDDTAVPLLAPNQDIYLRENIRSRLLVAAQAVPRHQEETYRQALENVSTWVRAYYDTDDATTKAFLDEVDQLSQQNISMDLPETLQSQAMLEKLMQTRVRNLLAQPVAPATEAKSAPAPAPAPAPAPQADTPAAAPQGE; translated from the coding sequence ATGACGGAACAAGAAAAAACCTCCGCCGTGGTTGAAGAGACCAGGGAGGCCGTGGACACCACGCCACAATCTGTCACAGTAGAAAAAAAGAGTAATAACAGTACTGCTCTGATTTTAAGTGCGGTGGCTATCGCTATTGCTCTGGCTGCAGGTGTCGGTTTGTATGGCTGGGGTAAACAACAGGCCGTCAATCAGACGGCCACCAGCGATGTCCTCGCTAACCAGCTCACTGCGCTACAAAAAGCCCAGGAGAGCCAAAAAGCAGAACTGGAAGGTATCATCAAACAACAGGCTACGCAGTTAGAGCAGGCAAACCGTCAGCAAGAAGCGTTAGCAAAACAACTGGATGAAGTTCAACAAAAGGTCGCCACCATTTCCGGAAGCGATGCTAAAACCTGGCTGCTGGCGCAGGCAGATTTTCTGGTGAAGCTCGCCGGACGTAAGCTGTGGAGCGATCAGGACGTCACCACCGCCGCTGCGCTACTGAAAAGCGCAGATACCAGCCTGGCCGATATGAATGACCCAAGTCTTATTACCGTTCGCCGGGCAATTACCGATGACATCGCCAGCCTTTCTGCGGTATCACAGGTCGATTATGACGGTATCATCCTCAAGTTGAATCAACTTTCTAATCAGGTAGATAACCTGCGTCTGGCCGACAATGACAGTGACGGTTCACCAATGGATTCCAATGGTGAAGAGCTTTCCAGCTCCATCAGCGAATGGCGTATCAATCTGCAAAAGAGCTGGCAGAACTTTATGGATAACTTCATTACGATTCGGCGTCGTGATGACACCGCCGTACCCCTGTTAGCGCCGAATCAAGATATCTACCTGCGCGAAAATATTCGTTCCCGTCTGCTGGTCGCAGCACAAGCTGTACCGCGTCATCAGGAAGAAACCTACCGCCAGGCGCTGGAAAACGTCTCTACCTGGGTACGTGCTTATTACGACACTGACGATGCCACTACCAAAGCGTTTCTCGACGAAGTGGATCAGCTAAGTCAGCAGAATATTTCGATGGATCTCCCGGAAACCCTGCAAAGCCAGGCAATGCTGGAAAAGCTGATGCAAACCCGCGTGCGTAATCTGTTGGCACAGCCTGTAGCACCAGCAACGGAAGCTAAATCTGCACCTGCACCTGCACCTGCACCTGCACCTGCACCGCAAGCTGATACTCCGGCAGCCGCGCCGCAAGGAGAATAA